One Brassica napus cultivar Da-Ae chromosome A1, Da-Ae, whole genome shotgun sequence genomic region harbors:
- the LOC106348643 gene encoding protein Brevis radix-like 2 — MLTCIACSKQLNTNNGRSKEEDDKVLGTPRSKQTIKSLTSQIKDMAVKASGAYKSCKPCSGSSNRNRDSDAASPSGRFHYAYKRPGISGSSTPKILGKEMESRLKGLLSGEGTPESMSGRTESTVFMEEEEEDEVKEWVAQVEPGVLITFVSLPEGGNDLKRIRFSREMFDKWQAQKWWGENFEKVMELYNVQQLNQQSVPVPTAPRSKDESSSKNSPATPPLQKECSRGKGSLAHQPTTQTQSRHHRDSSGLATTPKLSSISGTKTETSSVDMSARSSGSSREEEEEEDDQSEEVSVSNASDMESEWVEQDEDGVYITIRALPDGTRELRRVRFSRERFGETNARLWWEENRARIQQQYL, encoded by the exons atgcTCACGTGCATAGCTTGCTCTAAGCAGCTGAACACCAACAACGGCCGatctaaagaagaagatgacaaaGTTCTTGGAACTCCCAGGTCTAAGCAGACCATCAAGTCCCTGACGTCACAG ATAAAAGACATGGCAGTGAAAGCATCAGGTGCTTACAAAAGCTGCAAACCATGTTCAGGCTCTTCAAACCGTAACCGTGACTCAGACGCTGCGTCACCTTCTGGGAGGTTCCATTACGCGTACAAGAGACCAGGAATAAGCGGAAGCTCAACGCCCAAGATTCTAGGGAAAGAAATGGAGTCAAGGCTAAAAGGGCTTTTGAGTGGAGAAGGGACGCCTGAGTCCATGAGTGGTAGGACAGAGTCCACAGTGTTcatggaggaggaagaagaagatgaggtcaaAGAATGGGTTGCTCAGGTGGAGCCTGGTGTCCTCATCACGTTTGTTTCATTGCCTGAGGGAGGGAACGATCTCAAACGGATCCGGTTCAG CCGTGAGATGTTTGATAAATGGCAAGCTCAAAAATGGTGGGGGGAGAATTTTGAGAAGGTCATGGAGTTATACAATGTGCAGCAACTTAATCAGCAGAGCGTTCCGGTTCCGACCGCTCCTAGATccaaagatgag AGCTCTAGCAAGAACAGTCCTGCAACTCCACCATTACAAAAAGAATGTTCTCGAGGAAAAGGCTCACTGGCTCACCAACCAACCACACAAACACAAAGTCGGCACCACCGTGATTCATCTGGTCTTGCAACGACGCCGAAACTCTCTAGCATAAGTGGGACCAAGACCGAGACATCATCGGTTGATATGTCCGCAAGAAGTAGTGGTTCatcaagggaagaagaagaagaagaggatgatCAATCAGAGGAGGTTTCTGTGAGTAATGCAAGTGACATGGAATCAGAATGGGTGGAACAAGACGAAGACGGTGTTTACATCACAATCAGAGCTTTACCAGATGGGACTCGTGAGCTTAGACGTGTTCGCTTCag CCGAGAGAGGTTTGGAGAAACGAATGCAAGATTGTGGTGGGAAGAGAACAGAGCTCGGATACAACAGCAGTACTTGTGA